From Paenibacillus sp. GP183, one genomic window encodes:
- the typA gene encoding translational GTPase TypA, whose protein sequence is MHARDKIRNIAIIAHVDHGKTTLVDKLLQQSGTFRENEAIQERAMDSNDLERERGITILAKNTAINYKDYLINIVDTPGHADFGGEVERIMKMVDGVLLVVDAFEGTMPQTKFVLRKALEQNLSPVVVLNKIDRPNARPTEVVDEVLDLFIELGATDEQLDFHVVFASALQGTSSLDPDHQDENMGAIYETIVEHIPAPTESVEEPLQFLVTLMDYNEYLGRIGVGRVNRGKIRQGQSVAVMTREGGMKQARIEKLFGFQGLKRIEIEEAGAGDIIAIAGIKDINIGETIADPNHPEALPVLKIDEPTLQMTFSVNNSPFAGREGKWVTSRKLRERLYKELETDVSLRVEDTDSPDAFIVSGRGELHLGILIENMRREGFEMQVSKPEVIIRMVDGQKMEPIEHLIIDVPEENMGSVMESLGTRKAEMFNMINNGSGNVRLEFKIPARGLIGYRTNFLTLTRGYGIMNHAFDSYGPYQGAGVGGRHEGVLISSETGSCTLYGILSVEDRGIMFLYPGAEVYEGMVVGEHNRDNDIIVNICKEKQVNNIRSANKEETVKMKTPRTYSLEGALEYLNDDELCEITPKSVRIRKKILNKSERERAEKHRKTAEAGV, encoded by the coding sequence ATGCACGCAAGAGACAAAATTCGCAATATTGCCATCATCGCGCACGTTGACCATGGGAAAACGACGCTTGTGGATAAACTGTTACAACAATCGGGGACTTTCCGTGAAAATGAAGCCATACAAGAAAGAGCCATGGACTCCAATGATTTGGAGAGAGAACGCGGGATTACCATTTTGGCTAAAAACACAGCCATTAACTATAAGGACTATCTGATCAATATCGTGGATACTCCCGGGCATGCCGACTTTGGCGGCGAAGTGGAGCGGATCATGAAAATGGTCGACGGCGTTCTGCTTGTCGTTGACGCCTTTGAAGGAACCATGCCGCAAACGAAATTCGTTCTGCGCAAAGCATTGGAGCAAAACCTGAGCCCGGTCGTTGTTTTGAACAAAATTGACCGTCCAAATGCACGTCCGACTGAAGTCGTCGACGAAGTGCTGGATCTGTTTATTGAACTCGGTGCAACCGACGAGCAGCTTGATTTCCATGTAGTGTTTGCTTCCGCACTTCAAGGAACATCCAGTTTGGATCCGGACCATCAAGATGAGAACATGGGCGCCATCTATGAAACCATTGTTGAGCATATTCCTGCTCCAACGGAAAGTGTGGAAGAGCCGCTGCAATTCCTGGTTACATTGATGGATTACAATGAATATTTGGGCCGTATCGGGGTTGGACGTGTGAACCGTGGTAAAATTCGTCAGGGCCAATCCGTGGCTGTTATGACACGTGAAGGCGGTATGAAGCAAGCCAGAATTGAGAAGCTGTTTGGTTTTCAAGGGCTTAAGCGGATCGAGATCGAAGAAGCGGGTGCAGGAGATATTATAGCCATCGCCGGAATCAAGGATATCAACATTGGCGAGACTATTGCAGATCCAAATCATCCCGAAGCATTGCCGGTATTGAAGATTGATGAGCCTACTCTGCAGATGACGTTCTCAGTGAACAACAGCCCTTTCGCCGGACGTGAAGGTAAATGGGTAACTTCCAGGAAGCTGCGCGAGCGTCTGTACAAAGAGCTGGAAACGGACGTTAGTCTTCGCGTTGAAGATACCGATAGTCCGGATGCTTTTATCGTGTCAGGCCGCGGTGAATTGCACTTGGGCATCCTGATTGAAAACATGCGCCGCGAAGGATTTGAGATGCAGGTATCCAAGCCAGAAGTGATCATCCGTATGGTGGACGGTCAAAAAATGGAGCCCATCGAGCATTTGATCATCGACGTCCCTGAAGAAAACATGGGATCGGTTATGGAGAGCCTTGGAACACGTAAAGCGGAAATGTTCAATATGATCAACAATGGCAGCGGCAATGTTAGGCTGGAGTTCAAGATTCCGGCAAGAGGCCTTATCGGATACAGAACGAATTTCTTGACGCTGACACGCGGTTATGGAATCATGAACCATGCGTTTGACAGCTATGGTCCTTATCAAGGAGCAGGCGTTGGCGGGCGTCATGAGGGTGTACTTATCTCCAGTGAGACTGGCTCATGTACACTGTATGGGATTCTATCCGTTGAAGATCGCGGGATTATGTTCCTTTACCCGGGTGCAGAAGTTTACGAAGGCATGGTGGTGGGTGAGCATAATCGCGACAACGACATCATCGTGAACATTTGCAAGGAGAAACAAGTCAATAATATACGTTCCGCGAATAAAGAAGAAACCGTAAAAATGAAGACACCTCGCACATACTCATTGGAGGGCGCGCTTGAATATTTGAATGATGATGAATTATGCGAGATTACCCCTAAATCGGTACGTATCCGCAAAAAGATTCTTAACAAGAGTGAGCGCGAACGTGCCGAGAAACACCGCAAAACCGCTGAAGCAGGCGTATAA
- the thiI gene encoding tRNA uracil 4-sulfurtransferase ThiI, with protein sequence MNPDWLILRLGELTLKGKNRGRFEKRVMAQIHNVLSAFPILQIKPEFGRVYVELGAAYYQDVLAALNKIFGLTSYSPAYQAPLELERIREQALRIMKSLPKLPDTFKISVRRVNKDFPYDTQQMNNLVGGFVLEGCPGLKVDVHHPQVELRVEIREETAYLFTEVMEGAGGFPEGSSGKALLLLSGGIDSPVAGWLAMRKGLELEAIHFYSFPYTSERAKQKVIDLTRKLSEYTDSIKLHLVPFTEVQTSIHKVYNDNLLVTLMRRAMYRIAEKVADREQLSALVTGESLGQVASQTLPSLNAIGRVSSIPILQPVIMMDKKEIVRIAEMIETLPISILPYEDCCTLFMPNSPSTNPNLRVLETLEQKMDFLPGLLDEAVEHIETVVIRFDDAAHKIEHFF encoded by the coding sequence ATGAATCCCGATTGGTTGATTCTTCGGCTCGGCGAGCTTACCCTGAAAGGCAAAAATAGAGGTCGATTCGAGAAACGTGTCATGGCTCAAATTCATAACGTGCTGTCTGCCTTTCCTATTTTACAAATTAAACCTGAATTCGGCCGCGTATATGTGGAGCTGGGAGCAGCCTACTACCAGGATGTGTTAGCTGCTCTAAACAAAATATTCGGGCTGACTTCCTATAGTCCAGCATATCAGGCTCCATTGGAGCTGGAACGGATTCGTGAACAAGCGCTAAGGATTATGAAATCATTGCCGAAGCTTCCTGATACGTTTAAAATTAGCGTTCGCAGGGTGAACAAAGACTTTCCTTACGATACACAGCAAATGAATAATCTGGTCGGAGGCTTTGTTCTGGAAGGCTGTCCCGGACTGAAAGTGGACGTGCACCATCCGCAGGTCGAGCTTCGGGTGGAAATAAGGGAGGAGACGGCTTACCTGTTTACGGAGGTTATGGAGGGCGCAGGCGGATTCCCGGAAGGGAGCAGCGGCAAAGCGCTCTTGCTGTTATCAGGAGGCATTGACAGTCCTGTTGCAGGATGGTTGGCGATGCGCAAGGGGTTAGAGCTGGAAGCTATCCACTTTTACAGCTTTCCATATACAAGCGAACGGGCTAAGCAAAAAGTTATTGATCTGACTCGCAAGCTGTCCGAGTATACGGACTCCATCAAGCTTCACCTCGTCCCCTTTACGGAGGTTCAGACCTCCATTCATAAAGTATACAATGACAATCTACTAGTGACTTTAATGAGAAGAGCCATGTATCGGATCGCGGAAAAAGTTGCAGACAGGGAGCAGCTTTCTGCATTGGTGACTGGGGAAAGCCTGGGTCAGGTTGCGAGCCAGACCCTTCCCAGCTTGAATGCCATTGGCCGAGTGAGTTCAATTCCGATTCTGCAGCCTGTAATCATGATGGACAAGAAAGAGATTGTTCGCATCGCGGAGATGATTGAAACCCTTCCGATTTCAATTCTTCCTTACGAGGACTGCTGCACGCTGTTTATGCCGAATTCACCAAGCACCAACCCCAATTTAAGGGTCTTGGAGACACTGGAACAAAAAATGGATTTTTTACCTGGTCTATTGGATGAAGCCGTGGAACATATCGAAACAGTCGTGATACGTTTCGACGATGCGGCTCATAAAATCGAACATTTCTTTTGA
- a CDS encoding YlaH-like family protein, with protein sequence MMNEWFYNHMILTYILIFILLSFVYNRVFRTRKLPVLKALIIYLLIGIGAILLLFFQLVGLPIILCLCAAILMMLILRIRYFIEKRSGRRS encoded by the coding sequence ATGATGAACGAATGGTTTTACAATCATATGATTCTTACATATATCTTGATCTTCATTCTCCTCTCCTTTGTTTATAACAGAGTATTTCGTACTCGAAAGCTTCCTGTTCTGAAAGCGCTCATTATTTATCTGCTGATAGGTATTGGTGCCATTCTGCTGTTGTTTTTCCAATTAGTAGGCTTGCCGATTATATTGTGCCTATGTGCCGCAATATTGATGATGCTGATACTGAGGATTCGTTATTTCATTGAAAAACGAAGCGGGCGCAGGTCCTGA
- a CDS encoding hemolysin family protein: MDSDPLPLLLKLGLVLLLVLLNGFFVAVEFAMVKARGSRIDTMAEEGRRNAKFARGIMNNLNAYLSACQLGITLTSLLLGYVGEPAFALLLEPVLKPLGLSDGLFHTITFIIAFTLMTIFHITLGEQFPKTYAIRKAESITLLAALPIVLFYKLMYPFIWLLNGISNWMLRRVGIEPENEHDTAHTEDEIRVLMKESHKNGLIDNTELTLVDNIFEFAETTAKEIMIPRTEMECLYANLSFGENLAFAVKDMRTRYPVCDPDKDNIIGFVHIKDLLKPDANLKGIKKIMRPITTVPDSIQISDLLKILQKKRSQMALLIDEYGGTSGLVTLEDIMEEIVGEIQDEFDEERPTIEMKDENTFSIDGLLHIDEVNDYFGLEIASDDYDTIGGWIYSQIEIPPSKNQQVIYNDEFEFMVEETDHLRISRVKVRRIAEQDDVLEQNIS, from the coding sequence TTGGATAGTGATCCGTTACCGCTTTTATTAAAGTTAGGCTTGGTTTTATTATTGGTTTTATTAAACGGTTTTTTCGTGGCAGTTGAATTTGCCATGGTCAAGGCAAGAGGAAGCCGCATCGATACAATGGCAGAAGAAGGCCGCAGGAATGCGAAGTTCGCCAGAGGCATCATGAATAATTTGAATGCCTATCTATCGGCGTGTCAGCTCGGGATTACACTGACGTCCTTATTACTTGGTTATGTGGGTGAGCCAGCCTTTGCCTTATTGCTGGAACCGGTGCTTAAACCGCTTGGATTATCGGATGGACTTTTTCATACCATTACATTTATCATAGCATTTACGTTGATGACCATCTTCCATATTACACTGGGTGAACAGTTCCCCAAAACCTATGCAATCCGTAAAGCGGAGAGCATTACTTTGCTTGCCGCGCTGCCTATTGTTCTCTTTTACAAGCTCATGTACCCTTTTATCTGGTTGTTAAACGGGATATCCAACTGGATGCTGCGACGCGTCGGGATTGAACCGGAAAATGAGCATGATACAGCTCATACGGAAGATGAAATCAGGGTATTGATGAAGGAAAGCCACAAAAACGGCCTTATTGATAATACAGAGCTTACGCTTGTCGATAATATATTTGAGTTTGCAGAAACAACAGCCAAAGAAATCATGATTCCAAGAACGGAAATGGAATGCTTGTATGCCAATCTCTCTTTTGGCGAAAATCTAGCTTTTGCTGTCAAGGATATGCGGACTCGTTACCCTGTTTGTGATCCCGATAAAGATAATATCATCGGTTTCGTCCACATTAAGGATTTATTGAAACCCGATGCCAATCTCAAAGGGATTAAGAAAATAATGCGTCCTATTACGACTGTGCCGGATTCTATCCAAATCAGTGATTTGCTGAAAATTTTACAGAAAAAGCGCAGCCAAATGGCGCTGCTTATTGATGAATACGGCGGTACTTCAGGCCTCGTGACCCTGGAAGATATCATGGAGGAAATTGTCGGAGAAATTCAGGACGAATTCGATGAAGAGCGCCCAACCATAGAGATGAAGGATGAGAATACATTCTCTATTGATGGATTGCTTCATATTGACGAAGTGAATGATTATTTCGGCCTTGAAATTGCTTCGGATGATTATGACACCATCGGTGGCTGGATTTACTCCCAGATTGAAATACCTCCAAGCAAAAATCAGCAGGTCATCTACAATGATGAATTTGAGTTTATGGTGGAAGAAACCGATCACCTTCGCATTTCTCGGGTTAAAGTTCGCAGAATCGCCGAGCAGGATGATGTGCTCGAGCAAAATATATCTTAA
- a CDS encoding pyridoxamine 5'-phosphate oxidase family protein encodes MAELVTALSEPLFSVLQREKFLLLSTIDHESGVPSVHAISWVYAKDPGTIRFAIDQRSRILTNLTNNPSATLSFIGAGSVYAIYGSARVVSQTLEGVPLKLTCIDVDIQSVRDAMFYGSRIVTEPEYEKTYDKRAADKLDGQVFEAMKKA; translated from the coding sequence ATGGCTGAACTCGTTACGGCATTATCAGAGCCGTTGTTCTCAGTCCTGCAAAGAGAGAAGTTCTTACTTCTGAGCACCATTGATCATGAATCGGGTGTACCTAGTGTTCATGCGATCTCTTGGGTTTACGCCAAGGATCCCGGAACGATTCGCTTCGCAATCGACCAACGCTCGCGAATTTTAACCAACCTTACCAACAACCCTTCAGCTACACTGAGCTTTATTGGAGCCGGTTCGGTCTACGCCATTTATGGCTCTGCCCGAGTTGTTTCTCAAACTCTGGAAGGGGTGCCTCTTAAATTGACTTGTATCGATGTAGACATTCAATCAGTGCGAGACGCCATGTTTTACGGATCCCGAATAGTAACTGAGCCTGAATATGAGAAAACGTATGACAAACGTGCGGCCGACAAACTCGACGGACAAGTTTTCGAGGCCATGAAAAAAGCCTAA
- a CDS encoding TerC family protein — protein sequence MLEQFILFLQIMLINIVLSGDNAVVIALASKNLPLEQRKKAIWWGAFGAIALRLVLTLVAVSLLDIPYIQAAGSLLLFWIAVKLLTDDDSHANIKEASTLGKAIWTIVVADFVMSLDNVLAIAAKGNGNNAIIILGIGLSIPIIIWGSTMVVNLLNKYPILVFLGAAILGYTAGEMFVNDAKMEEWFVHNNPILHASIPIGATILVLVAGLISKARKSNA from the coding sequence ATGCTGGAACAGTTTATATTATTTTTGCAAATTATGTTGATAAATATTGTGCTTAGCGGTGATAACGCCGTAGTTATCGCTCTAGCCAGTAAAAATCTTCCACTCGAACAAAGGAAAAAAGCAATTTGGTGGGGAGCCTTTGGTGCCATAGCGCTGCGTCTTGTTCTTACTCTGGTGGCAGTAAGTCTACTGGATATTCCTTATATTCAAGCCGCAGGTTCATTGTTGTTGTTTTGGATAGCCGTTAAACTGCTTACCGACGATGACAGTCATGCCAATATCAAGGAAGCATCGACACTTGGAAAAGCGATTTGGACGATTGTTGTAGCGGATTTTGTCATGAGTCTGGATAATGTACTGGCGATTGCAGCCAAAGGCAATGGGAATAATGCCATCATCATACTGGGTATCGGCTTGAGTATCCCGATCATTATTTGGGGAAGTACAATGGTCGTAAATCTTTTGAACAAGTACCCGATTCTCGTTTTTCTAGGGGCAGCCATCCTGGGGTACACGGCAGGGGAAATGTTTGTGAATGACGCCAAAATGGAAGAATGGTTCGTACATAATAATCCGATTTTGCATGCTTCCATTCCTATTGGTGCAACTATATTGGTCCTCGTAGCCGGATTGATCAGCAAAGCCAGAAAGTCTAACGCATAA
- a CDS encoding DUF3907 family protein: protein MAVFNVKNVCDSTRTKLKEATAKLELFLNHSSLNQLNAENDPAMDEFYRGYLQDTRNLLVFCEVAYEKLGVCLRRPTFNVEFSEKVLYEVYHTCVNTFFYPKNECYSEDGRYAYTGQDAIRFRKKPTREVRDLTVEMSKIFEQLREDLSYYETDYITQRRMQGEKI from the coding sequence ATGGCTGTTTTCAATGTAAAAAATGTTTGTGATTCAACCCGTACCAAGCTTAAAGAAGCAACCGCAAAATTGGAGCTGTTCTTGAACCATAGCTCACTAAACCAGCTAAATGCGGAAAATGATCCGGCCATGGACGAATTTTACCGGGGGTATCTGCAGGATACTCGAAATCTATTGGTGTTCTGTGAAGTCGCTTATGAAAAACTGGGGGTGTGCTTGCGCCGCCCAACTTTTAATGTAGAGTTTTCCGAGAAGGTTTTATATGAGGTTTATCATACTTGTGTGAATACATTCTTTTACCCGAAAAATGAATGCTACTCTGAAGACGGCCGTTATGCATATACGGGGCAGGATGCGATTCGCTTTCGCAAAAAACCAACCCGCGAGGTTCGCGATTTGACTGTAGAGATGTCCAAAATATTTGAGCAGCTGCGCGAAGACTTGTCTTATTATGAAACAGATTATATTACGCAGCGCCGAATGCAGGGTGAGAAAATATAG
- a CDS encoding cysteine desulfurase family protein, producing MLYLDYAATTPVFDEVIESVAEVMKQHFGNPSSIHRLGMQAESLVHRSRGVIAEAFHADPTREIIFTSGGTESNNLAIKGFALRNRKKGNHLITTQIEHASVSEVFAQLEEQGFRVTYLPVDHTGVVSLMKLKEAITEDTILVSIMYINNETGRIQPISEIGKVLSQYPRIQFHVDAIQAVGKLPIRPKKMGIDLLSASAHKFGGPKGVGFLYCRHGIQLEPLLAGGGQEHGIRSGTENVPLIVGMAKAFRMSMDSLSANEEHMRRMRRLLVSGITAIPELAITGSSLEPDMAPHIVHFIFPGMKAEVVVHALEQSDIYISTKSACSGANDAPSHVLLAMGFDRSQSSSGLRVSYSGRQTEDEAHQFITALKRVVGELAHARRKYTAGRGDRVT from the coding sequence ATGTTGTATCTGGATTACGCTGCTACGACACCTGTTTTCGATGAAGTGATTGAATCGGTTGCGGAAGTGATGAAGCAGCATTTCGGCAATCCATCCTCGATCCATCGATTAGGTATGCAGGCGGAGAGCCTTGTGCATAGATCCAGGGGAGTTATCGCTGAAGCTTTCCATGCAGATCCCACTCGGGAAATTATATTTACATCGGGGGGTACCGAGAGCAACAATTTAGCAATCAAAGGCTTCGCTTTGCGCAATCGAAAGAAAGGCAATCATTTGATCACCACTCAAATTGAGCATGCCTCTGTTTCGGAAGTGTTCGCACAATTGGAGGAACAGGGCTTTCGGGTCACCTATTTGCCCGTAGATCATACCGGGGTCGTATCATTGATGAAGCTAAAGGAAGCAATTACCGAGGATACAATTTTGGTGAGCATCATGTATATCAATAATGAAACAGGACGAATTCAGCCGATCAGCGAAATCGGCAAGGTGCTCTCCCAATATCCGCGAATCCAATTTCATGTGGATGCCATTCAAGCGGTAGGCAAGCTGCCCATTCGGCCAAAGAAGATGGGCATTGATCTGCTCAGCGCCTCCGCGCATAAATTCGGCGGTCCCAAGGGAGTCGGCTTTCTGTATTGCCGACATGGCATTCAATTGGAACCGCTGCTGGCTGGCGGCGGACAGGAGCACGGCATTCGTTCCGGCACGGAAAATGTGCCGTTGATTGTCGGAATGGCCAAAGCGTTCCGCATGTCGATGGATAGCCTTTCCGCCAATGAAGAACACATGCGCCGCATGCGCAGATTGCTTGTCAGCGGCATCACTGCGATTCCCGAGCTAGCCATAACGGGTTCTTCACTTGAACCAGATATGGCGCCCCATATCGTGCATTTCATTTTTCCCGGGATGAAAGCGGAAGTCGTCGTCCATGCCTTGGAGCAATCAGACATTTATATTTCAACGAAATCCGCATGCTCCGGAGCAAATGATGCCCCGAGTCATGTCCTGCTGGCCATGGGGTTTGATCGAAGCCAATCATCCAGCGGCCTCAGGGTCAGCTATTCGGGCCGGCAAACCGAAGATGAGGCGCATCAATTTATCACTGCACTGAAAAGGGTCGTTGGAGAATTAGCGCATGCCCGCCGCAAATACACAGCAGGAAGGGGAGATCGCGTTACATGA
- a CDS encoding S8 family peptidase, which produces MWRYVLSFMVIVGLGIFVIAGHRGTEPPPTPEVYSTAYELSAKQTLLNQDVKLTDDLCRTQCSVDFHQMINGIHDRKSAAEILSEMKAMHEKMDYLVWSKHAEPLMSGTKIGTLKQEIQKPAANYMETAKQKVKTGTSYQSPNIGQGSQSYFVLGVPSSDGTSSLIGVIHQDILSKVADHQRKNLRLEPYPNENKWKIESVETGTLRDKKVNHPEDNQNTSHYHKNEVAVRFKQDPTQAQLAQIHKEIGASGSKKLGYTYVFEAGSMEAKQLMSYFSKWDVEYAEPHYLYMTNERMSETVNGASAQPKPFSSDSPAVITPDFIPNDNLYSKYQWNLPIIETPKGWQVNRGASDIVVAVVDTGVDLNHPDLKDHLVAGTNIVDQNASPNDDVGHGTHVAGVISALVNNNLGVAGMTWYNKVMPVKVLDKTGAGNTYSVSQGIIWATDHGAKVINMSLGNYADSSFLHDAVTYAFNHDVALIAASGNDNTEQPGYPAAYPEVFAVAASDSSNKKAPFSNYGDYIDVTAPGVSIASTYPNNQYAALSGTSMASPHVTALAALIRSTNPSLKNTEVYEIMRKSAQDLGDPGKDKYFGYGLINVMQAVNTANGRNVNNKTNNGQAAPASPSFFTDPLGRLQQTLNWFFNKR; this is translated from the coding sequence ATGTGGCGTTATGTATTATCATTTATGGTCATCGTCGGTTTAGGGATATTTGTGATTGCCGGGCATCGAGGGACGGAACCACCGCCGACGCCTGAAGTTTACAGCACAGCTTATGAATTAAGTGCAAAACAGACACTGCTGAACCAGGATGTAAAGCTGACGGATGATTTATGCCGGACTCAGTGCTCGGTCGATTTTCATCAAATGATCAATGGCATTCATGACCGTAAATCTGCTGCAGAAATATTATCCGAGATGAAAGCGATGCATGAGAAAATGGATTACCTGGTCTGGTCCAAGCATGCTGAGCCACTGATGTCCGGAACCAAAATCGGAACCCTCAAGCAAGAGATACAGAAGCCCGCGGCTAATTATATGGAAACTGCAAAACAGAAGGTTAAGACCGGAACGAGTTACCAGTCCCCAAATATCGGCCAGGGCAGCCAATCTTATTTTGTGCTTGGGGTACCCTCATCCGATGGGACGAGCTCTCTGATTGGTGTCATTCATCAAGATATTTTATCTAAAGTTGCCGATCATCAACGTAAAAACTTGCGGCTGGAGCCCTACCCGAACGAGAATAAATGGAAAATCGAATCCGTTGAAACAGGAACTTTACGGGATAAAAAAGTCAATCACCCAGAAGATAATCAGAATACAAGCCATTACCATAAAAACGAAGTGGCGGTGCGCTTTAAACAGGACCCGACCCAGGCTCAGCTAGCGCAAATTCATAAAGAAATTGGGGCCAGCGGGTCAAAGAAGCTCGGATATACTTACGTTTTTGAAGCTGGCTCGATGGAAGCCAAACAGTTGATGTCTTATTTTTCAAAATGGGATGTCGAGTATGCAGAGCCTCATTACCTTTACATGACTAATGAACGGATGAGCGAAACAGTTAACGGCGCCTCGGCCCAGCCGAAGCCCTTTTCCAGTGACTCACCTGCAGTTATCACTCCTGATTTTATTCCCAATGATAACTTGTACAGCAAGTACCAATGGAATTTGCCAATCATTGAGACCCCTAAGGGCTGGCAGGTTAATCGTGGTGCCTCGGACATCGTCGTTGCTGTTGTAGATACTGGAGTGGACCTTAATCATCCGGATTTAAAGGACCATTTGGTTGCTGGTACGAACATTGTCGATCAAAACGCTAGTCCCAATGATGATGTCGGCCATGGTACGCATGTCGCGGGAGTCATCTCTGCTCTGGTGAACAATAACCTCGGTGTCGCTGGCATGACTTGGTACAACAAGGTTATGCCGGTAAAAGTGTTGGATAAAACCGGTGCGGGAAACACCTATTCCGTATCACAGGGCATCATTTGGGCAACCGACCATGGGGCAAAAGTGATCAATATGAGCCTGGGTAATTATGCGGATTCGAGCTTCCTGCATGATGCGGTAACCTATGCATTCAATCATGATGTTGCACTGATCGCAGCAAGCGGCAATGATAATACCGAGCAGCCCGGCTATCCTGCCGCTTATCCGGAGGTTTTTGCGGTCGCAGCCAGCGATTCCAGCAATAAAAAGGCGCCTTTCTCCAATTACGGGGATTACATTGATGTAACCGCCCCAGGCGTAAGCATTGCAAGCACCTATCCGAACAATCAGTATGCCGCACTTTCCGGCACGTCGATGGCCAGCCCCCATGTGACAGCTCTGGCTGCTCTCATTCGCTCAACTAATCCATCGTTGAAAAACACGGAGGTGTACGAAATCATGCGTAAAAGCGCGCAAGATTTGGGCGACCCCGGGAAAGATAAATATTTCGGCTACGGCCTCATCAATGTCATGCAGGCTGTTAATACCGCAAATGGAAGAAATGTAAACAATAAAACGAACAACGGACAAGCAGCTCCTGCTTCACCTTCATTTTTTACAGATCCGCTTGGCAGGCTGCAGCAGACTCTGAATTGGTTTTTTAATAAGCGTTGA
- a CDS encoding DUF1540 domain-containing protein has protein sequence MPDVKCSVANCEYWSVGNNCHAKSIMIEIDKHASVSFNEEFAAEAYRTEHKDAARNAANTCCQTFELKK, from the coding sequence ATGCCGGATGTGAAATGTTCTGTGGCAAACTGCGAATATTGGTCAGTGGGAAACAATTGTCACGCAAAATCGATCATGATCGAAATTGATAAACACGCTAGTGTAAGCTTTAACGAGGAATTTGCAGCTGAAGCCTACCGTACAGAGCATAAGGATGCCGCAAGAAATGCGGCGAATACGTGCTGTCAAACGTTTGAACTGAAAAAATAA
- a CDS encoding lytic transglycosylase domain-containing protein has protein sequence MNIDPRVMSQLLKLQMLNSSTLISGGTPDPEQSGSDFSAILQSYLGQASANPGSVSTDPLASSFLPANLLGINQSYSPLQSLSRQSAPGNYEALINQASSRFGVDSSLIKAVIDQESSFNKSAVSSAGAKGLMQLMDDTGSGLGVTDPFDPQQNVHAGTLFLSSLLKKYNGNEGTALAAYNAGPGRVDRLGIRNDLDLQQKLHLLPKETQDYVTKVLGLKQKYE, from the coding sequence ATGAACATTGACCCAAGAGTCATGAGCCAGCTACTTAAGCTCCAGATGCTGAACAGCAGCACGTTAATCTCGGGAGGGACTCCTGATCCCGAACAGTCAGGCTCTGATTTCAGTGCTATTTTGCAAAGCTATTTGGGACAGGCATCGGCGAATCCCGGGTCTGTATCTACAGATCCATTAGCAAGCTCATTTCTCCCTGCCAATCTCTTGGGTATAAACCAATCCTATTCTCCATTGCAATCTTTATCCAGACAATCGGCGCCGGGTAATTATGAGGCATTAATCAATCAAGCCAGCAGTCGATTTGGTGTGGATTCAAGCTTGATCAAAGCAGTCATTGATCAGGAATCCTCATTTAACAAGAGCGCGGTTTCATCCGCTGGCGCCAAGGGGCTGATGCAGCTAATGGACGACACCGGAAGCGGCCTAGGAGTCACTGACCCTTTTGATCCTCAGCAAAATGTTCATGCTGGCACGCTTTTTTTATCCTCTCTGCTAAAAAAGTATAACGGCAACGAAGGAACGGCTCTAGCCGCTTATAATGCAGGCCCGGGACGTGTAGACCGGCTTGGCATCCGTAATGATCTGGATTTGCAGCAAAAGCTGCATTTATTGCCAAAGGAAACTCAAGATTATGTAACTAAGGTACTTGGATTGAAGCAAAAATACGAATAG